GAGCGGGGCTTGAATACGATCCTCTACACGCCTGAAGTGGACGACCGGCATGAGCGGGGAAAAATTCGCTCTCGCATCGGACTGGAATCGGACGCCAACCTTTTCAATGAATCCACCAATCTCTTCGAGGAGGTGAAGCTGAGTTTGGAAAAACAAGCCTGTCATTGCGTGATGGTGGACGAGGCTCAATTTCTGACCAAGCAGCACGTTTTCCAATTGGGCGAAGTCGCAGACCGCCTGGACGTGCCAGTGCTCGCTTTCGGGCTACGGACCGACTTCCAAGGCGAACCCTTCGAAGGATCGAAGTACCTTATGGCTTGGGCAGACGATTTCCGCGAAATCAAAGCGATCTGCTATTGTGGCAGAAAGGCCACCATGGTGGTCCGTATGAACGAGGCGGGGCAAGTGGTGACCGAAGGTGCCCAAATCGAAATCGGGGGGAACGATAAGTACGTTTCCTTTTGTCGAAAGCACTTCAAGGAACGCTTCTACGGCGAAAACCGCTAAACACCGCCACCGAGCAAACCAGATCCCTTCCACGAGGACAAGGCCCCCTAAGCCTTGCCTTCGCCTGCATTTTGCAGGAAGCCCAGCCCATCAGCCATGCGAACTGCGGATAACAAATGGGAGCCTCCACTGGAAATTGGCCAGTTTTCCCCTTTATTCAGAGGGAGCGGCCTTCGGTGAACAAATTTCGGGCAAGCTGGCGCAGCGAATGCGAAAGAGAGTTAGAAACTGTAAACAAGGCCTAACACCAGGCTCCTAACCGCAACAACCGTACAACCATGCTAAGTTACTCGATTACATTCTTCATCCTCGCACTCATCGCTGCAGCCCTTGGATTCTCCGGAATCGC
This genomic interval from Pelagicoccus albus contains the following:
- a CDS encoding thymidine kinase; the protein is MSKLYFYYSSMNAGKSTNLLQSSFNYRERGLNTILYTPEVDDRHERGKIRSRIGLESDANLFNESTNLFEEVKLSLEKQACHCVMVDEAQFLTKQHVFQLGEVADRLDVPVLAFGLRTDFQGEPFEGSKYLMAWADDFREIKAICYCGRKATMVVRMNEAGQVVTEGAQIEIGGNDKYVSFCRKHFKERFYGENR